Genomic window (Stenotrophomonas maltophilia):
CCACGGCCTGCAGCACGTAGCGGCTGCCAGCACCGCGCGCCAGCGCGCGCTCGGAGCTGCGCTGGATGGTCGGGCCATCGGCCATCGGGTCGGAGAACGGCACGCCCAGTTCGATCACGTCGGCGCCGGCATCGACCAGTGCGTGCATGACCGGCACCGTGGCCTCCAGCGAGGGATCACCGGCAGTGATGAAGGGAATCAGCGCCTTGCGCTGCTGCTCGCGCAGGCGCTGGAAACAAGCATCGAGTCGGGATACAGACATCTCAGGCACATCCTTCAATCAGTTCAATCGCATCGCTGGTCCCCCAGTACATCCGGGTGACCTTCCCTTCAAACAGTTCCAGGCGGATGCCCAGGTCCGAACCCGGGTCCTGCCAGGTGAGGTACTCGCCCTGGTCACCGTCGTAGGCATGCGGGCTGGACACCGGCGGTTTCGGGAACTGGGCCATGGCCTGGGCACGGGTCATGCCGATGCGCAGGCCGAACGGTCCCGGCTGTTCAACCGGCAGTTCCGGCTCGTCGCCCGGCTTCAGATCAAAACGGACCACGCGGTCGTCGTCGGTCATCATCGACACGCCCGGCGGCAGCCCCTTGCCGTCGTAGTACTCGCAGTCGCCTTCGAAGAATTCCTTCGCGCCCTGCGCCTTCCAGGGACCCAGTGCCTTCAGGTCACTCATGTGCTGGCCAACCAGCACGTCACCAGCATGATCCAGCGCCACCGAAGCCACCGCGGGCGCGTCATCGCCGCTCGTCCCTTCTTCGGAGGGGGCATCGACAATGGGCGTACGCGCCATCGGGTCGAGATCATCGTTGGCCGCGTGCTGCACAGGCTGCGTGTTGGCCTTGGCGGCCGGTGCCAGCACCGGCGGCTCCGGCGGCTGGCACGCGGCCAACCCCAGCGCCATCAGCAGCGCGCCACTGTTCCGCAGCAGCGCGCTCACAGCACCAGCCCTTCGCGCGCGGCGATGGTGTGCACGTCCTTGTCGCCACGGCCGGACAGATTGCAGAGGACGATCTGGTCACGCGGACGACCGCGCGCCAGCTTGATCGCCTGCGCCAGCGCATGGCTGGACTCCAGTGCCGGCAGGATGCCTTCGGTGTGCGCCAGCAGGTGGAAGGCCTGCAGCGCTTCTTCATCGGTGATGCCGAGGTAGCGCGCGCGGCCGGTATCGGCCAGGAACGCGTGCTCAGGGCCGACGCCCGGATAGTCCAGGCCGGCCGACACCGAATGGGTCTCGATGATCTGGCCGTCGTCATCGCACAGCACATAGGTGCGGTTGCCGTGCAGCACGCCGGGGCGACCCGCCGCGATCGAGGCGGCATGGCGCCCGGTGCTGATGCCATCACCGGCAGCTTCGGCGCCGACGATCTCGACCTGACGATCGTTGAGGAAGGCATGGAACAGGCCGATGGCGTTGCTGCCGCCGCCGACGCAGGCGGTGATCGCATCCGGCAGGCGCCCGTACTCGGCCAGCATCTGCTCACGCGCTTCGCGGCCGACGATGGCATTGAAGTCACGCACCATGCGCGGGTACGGATCCGGTCCAGCCACGGTGCCGATGATGTAGAAGGTGTCCTGCACGTTGGTCACCCAGTCGCGCATCGCTTCGTTGAGCGCGTCCTTCAGGGTGGCCGAGCCGGAAGTGACCGGTACCACCGTCGCGCCCAGCAGCTTCATGCGGTAGACGTTGATCTTCTGCCGCTCGATGTCGGTGGCACCCATGTACACCACGCATTCCAGGCCCAGGCGCGCAGCAACCGTGGCACTGGCCACGCCATGCTGGCCGGCACCGGTCTCGGCGATGATGCGCTTCTTGCCCATGCGCGCGGCCAGCAGCGCCTGGCCGATGGTGTTGTTGATCTTGTGCGCGCCGGTGTGGTTCAGGTCCTCGCGCTTGAGCAGGATCTGCGCGCCGCCGACGTGATCGCTCAGGCGCTGGGCGTGATAGATCGGGCTCGGCCGGCCCACGTAATGGGCCAGGTCGCGGTCATAGGCCGCCTGGAATTCGGGGTCCTGGCGGGCCTGGTCATAGGCCTGGGCCAGTTCCTGCAGCGGGCCGACCAGGGTTTCGGCAACGAAACTGCCGCCGTAGCGGCCGAAGTGGCCCTGGGCATCCGGGAAAGCGTGGTAGTCGGCAATGGGGGAGGCAGACATGGATACGACCGGTGGTTCAGACAGGTGGATACTCTAGCGCACGGGTCGTGACCGGAAAATGGATATTATCTGGCGCATATCGTCAGGAAATCTCACATGAGCCGTTCCCTGCTTCCGCCGCTCAATGCACTGCGCGCGTTCGAGGCCACTGCCCGCCTTGGCGGCGTGGGTCGCGCCGCACAGGATCTGCACGTCACCCATGGCGCGGTCAGCCGGCAACTGAAGCTGCTGGAAGATCATCTGGGCCTGGCACTGTTCCAGCGTGCCGGTCGCGGGCTGCGCCTGACCGCTGCGGGTACGCGCCTGCAGGCAGCGTGCAGCGAAGCCTTCGGCGGCATCGAAGACTGCGTGCGAGAACTGCGGCGGCCGGCGGCAGCCCCGGCGCTGGTACTGGGTTGCAGCGGCAGCGTGCTGGCGCGCTGGATGATCCCGCGCCTGCCTGCGCTGCAGGCCGCCCTGCCCGGCGTGCGCCTGCAGTGGTCGGCGCTGGATGGCAGTTTCACCGAAGCGCAGGCAGCACTGGATGCGGTGCTGCTGCTGGCGCAGGGGCCCTGGCCCCGGGGCTGGCAGGTGCGTGAGCTGGCGCCGGAACGGGTCGGCGTGGTGGTGGCCCCCTCGCATCCGGCCGCGCAGCGCCTGCGGCATGTACCGCCCTCGGCGCTGCTGCAGGAGACGCTGCTGCACACCAGCTCACGGCCACAGGCGTGGCCGGCGTGGGCGCAAGCGCACGATCTGGACGTGTCGAAGCTGCAGCTGGGCATCGCCTTTGAGCACCTGTACTACTTGTTGGAAGCCGCAGTGGCCGGGCTGGGCCCGGCGATCGCGCCAGAGCCGCTGGTGGCCGAGGACCTGGCCGCAGGCCGGCTGGTCGCACCGTGGGGATTTACCGCCACCGGCGGCTTCTGGGTGCTGGCGCGGCCGGATGGCCCGGCAGATGGGCGCGTGGATGCGCTGGCCGACTGGCTGGGCCAGCAACTGCGCTGACAACAAAAGGGGACGGAGGGGATTAAGTCGCAAGTGGCACAAACGACTTAATCCCCTCCGTCCCCTTTTTTCAGCTGGCGGTCGGGGTGGCCAGGCGCTGCTGCAGGTCTTCGCGCAGGCGCGACAGCTCGACTTCGGCCTGCTGCCGCTGCTGCATGCCTTCGCGATGGATGCTGCGCACTTCCTCGACCGTGGCGATCAACTGGTCGTGCACGTGGCGCAGCGTGGCCACGTCGATCACGCCGCGCTGGTTGCTGCGCGCGGTATCCACCGAGGCCTGGCGCAGCAGATCGGCATTGCGGCGCATCAGCTCGTTGGTGGCATCGTCGATGGCGGTGGACAACTCGACCGCGGCCTTCTGCTCACCCAGCGAAAGCTGGATGGCGAACTGGCGCTTCCACGACGGGATGGTGATCTCGCGCACCGTGTTGAACTTCTCGATCAGCTGCAGCGCGTTGGCCTGGATCAGGCGGATCATCGGCAGCGACTGATCGGCCGCATGCTGCATCAGCTGCAGGTCGGACACGCGCTTTTCGATCAGACGGATCGCGTTGTCGACTTCGCCCTGGCGGATGCGCTGCTGCGGATCCTCACTGCCCTGCCCGGCCTGCTGCTCGGCCTGCAGTTCGGCCAGGCGCTGCTTGCCGGCGGCGGCATACAGGCCCAGTGCATGGCGTTCTTCGCGGACGATGTCATGCATGCGGTCGAACTCGCCCACGCGCTTGCCCATCAACGCCTGCTGCACACCGACATCGCCCAGCAGCTGCTCGATCTGCGCGTTGGTGTCGCTGAACTTCTGCACCAGCTCGCCCTTGGATACGCGCAGGCGGTCGATCAGGCCACCGATCACCGGCACCTTCGACCGCTGGGCGAAGCCGTCCAGCTTCAGGCTGCGCGCGATGCGCACCACTTCGCCGAGCTTCTCGCCACTGGCATCCAGGTCACGATTGCGCACCTGGTCGAGCAACTGGCTGGAGAACGCTGCGGTGCGCGTGGCCGCTTCGCGACCGAACACCTGCAGGTTGCCCGGGCGCAGGTCATCCAGCTCCAGACGGATCTCGGCGATGCGCGGCAGATCCTCGCGGACCAGGCCAAGCGCCTGCAGTGCGCCTTCATCGAGCGGAGCGGCGGTGGTCGTGCCGGGCACAAGGGCACCGGGGGTCTGGCTGTCCTGGGTCATCGGGCAGTCTCCTTGCAGTTGGGTAAGCGGCAGCGGCGGCCGGCTCAAGGCAGTCTAGCCTGAGCCGCCGCGACCTCGTCATCGATCTGTGCGTGCAGCATGGCGGCCTTCGCCGCCAGTGTGGCACCGGCCGCGGCCTGGCCCGCCACGGCGGCCTGCCGCCAGGCCGGCAGCAGGACGTCATGGATGCGCGCGAAACGTTGCAGCAGCACGTTGTCCTGGTCCTGCAGCAGCTGCCACTGGCCGGCCTCGAGACGGCGCAGCGAGGCCAGCCGGCGCAGATGATCGAGCCGTTGCGACAGCGCGGCCTGGCCGGCGATATCCAGCGACGCCAGCCGCGCGGCAGCCAGCCCGACCCAGTCGTCCAGCGCTGCGGCCGCCGCTGA
Coding sequences:
- the trpB gene encoding tryptophan synthase subunit beta translates to MSASPIADYHAFPDAQGHFGRYGGSFVAETLVGPLQELAQAYDQARQDPEFQAAYDRDLAHYVGRPSPIYHAQRLSDHVGGAQILLKREDLNHTGAHKINNTIGQALLAARMGKKRIIAETGAGQHGVASATVAARLGLECVVYMGATDIERQKINVYRMKLLGATVVPVTSGSATLKDALNEAMRDWVTNVQDTFYIIGTVAGPDPYPRMVRDFNAIVGREAREQMLAEYGRLPDAITACVGGGSNAIGLFHAFLNDRQVEIVGAEAAGDGISTGRHAASIAAGRPGVLHGNRTYVLCDDDGQIIETHSVSAGLDYPGVGPEHAFLADTGRARYLGITDEEALQAFHLLAHTEGILPALESSHALAQAIKLARGRPRDQIVLCNLSGRGDKDVHTIAAREGLVL
- a CDS encoding LysR family transcriptional regulator, which codes for MSRSLLPPLNALRAFEATARLGGVGRAAQDLHVTHGAVSRQLKLLEDHLGLALFQRAGRGLRLTAAGTRLQAACSEAFGGIEDCVRELRRPAAAPALVLGCSGSVLARWMIPRLPALQAALPGVRLQWSALDGSFTEAQAALDAVLLLAQGPWPRGWQVRELAPERVGVVVAPSHPAAQRLRHVPPSALLQETLLHTSSRPQAWPAWAQAHDLDVSKLQLGIAFEHLYYLLEAAVAGLGPAIAPEPLVAEDLAAGRLVAPWGFTATGGFWVLARPDGPADGRVDALADWLGQQLR
- a CDS encoding toxic anion resistance protein, giving the protein MTQDSQTPGALVPGTTTAAPLDEGALQALGLVREDLPRIAEIRLELDDLRPGNLQVFGREAATRTAAFSSQLLDQVRNRDLDASGEKLGEVVRIARSLKLDGFAQRSKVPVIGGLIDRLRVSKGELVQKFSDTNAQIEQLLGDVGVQQALMGKRVGEFDRMHDIVREERHALGLYAAAGKQRLAELQAEQQAGQGSEDPQQRIRQGEVDNAIRLIEKRVSDLQLMQHAADQSLPMIRLIQANALQLIEKFNTVREITIPSWKRQFAIQLSLGEQKAAVELSTAIDDATNELMRRNADLLRQASVDTARSNQRGVIDVATLRHVHDQLIATVEEVRSIHREGMQQRQQAEVELSRLREDLQQRLATPTAS